In the Leptotrichia sp. oral taxon 212 genome, one interval contains:
- the pdxS gene encoding pyridoxal 5'-phosphate synthase lyase subunit PdxS, whose amino-acid sequence MERYELNKNLAQMLKGGVIMDVSTPEQARIAEAAGAAAVMALERIPADIRAVGGVSRMSDPKMIKSIQEVVSIPVMAKVRIGHFVEAQILEAIEIDYIDESEVLSPADDKFHVDKKKFKVPFVCGAKDLGEALRRIAEGASMIRTKGEPGTGDIVQAVRHMRMMNQEIRRIQNMREDELYFTAKELQVPFDLVKFVHENGKLPVVNFAAGGVATPADAALMMQLGAEGVFVGSGIFKSGDPVKRAQAIVKAVTNYNDPKILAEISEDLGEAMVGINENEIQLLMAERGK is encoded by the coding sequence ATGGAAAGATACGAATTGAACAAGAATCTGGCACAAATGCTTAAAGGTGGAGTCATAATGGATGTTTCCACTCCTGAACAGGCAAGAATAGCTGAAGCTGCAGGAGCTGCGGCTGTTATGGCGCTTGAAAGAATTCCGGCTGATATCAGAGCTGTAGGCGGTGTCTCAAGAATGAGCGATCCTAAAATGATAAAAAGCATTCAGGAAGTTGTTTCAATTCCTGTAATGGCAAAAGTAAGAATAGGACATTTTGTGGAAGCACAGATTTTAGAAGCTATAGAAATTGACTATATAGATGAAAGTGAAGTTCTTTCACCTGCCGATGATAAATTTCATGTAGACAAGAAGAAATTTAAAGTTCCTTTTGTCTGCGGTGCAAAAGATTTAGGGGAAGCCCTCCGAAGAATTGCCGAAGGTGCTTCTATGATAAGAACAAAAGGTGAACCAGGAACTGGAGATATTGTACAGGCTGTAAGACATATGAGAATGATGAATCAGGAAATAAGAAGAATTCAGAACATGAGGGAAGACGAGCTTTATTTTACTGCTAAAGAATTGCAGGTTCCATTTGATTTAGTAAAATTTGTCCATGAAAATGGAAAATTACCTGTCGTAAACTTTGCTGCAGGAGGGGTTGCAACTCCAGCTGATGCGGCTCTTATGATGCAGCTTGGTGCAGAAGGTGTCTTTGTAGGATCAGGAATTTTCAAATCAGGAGATCCTGTAAAAAGAGCGCAGGCAATAGTAAAAGCAGTTACTAACTATAATGATCCTAAGATACTGGCTGAGATTTCTGAAGATTTAGGGGAAGCCATGGTCGGAATTAATGAAAATGAAATTCAGCTGTTAATGGCTGAAAGAGGTAAATAA
- a CDS encoding methyltransferase domain-containing protein has translation MGIKKNSENEKIRKSVDEFYRKISQDQYRTEVSPEEVSASLGYSSEMMERLPKGTDLGLSCGNPLENFEMENGETLIDLGCGTGKDLFLTRIKYPDSGILYGLDRLAEMILKAEKIRDMKKFKNIEFKQGTLTSMPFEPESMDKAISNCVINLEPEKQTVYNELYRILKNGGKFYISDIMLKKELPEEWKKSEKMHNT, from the coding sequence ATGGGAATAAAGAAAAACTCTGAAAATGAAAAGATAAGAAAAAGCGTAGATGAATTTTATAGAAAGATTTCGCAGGATCAATACAGGACAGAGGTTTCTCCTGAAGAAGTGAGTGCGTCCCTTGGATATAGTAGTGAAATGATGGAACGGCTGCCGAAAGGAACGGATCTTGGACTTTCGTGCGGAAATCCTCTTGAAAATTTTGAGATGGAAAATGGGGAAACACTTATAGATTTAGGATGTGGAACAGGAAAAGACTTATTTCTTACAAGGATAAAGTATCCTGATTCAGGGATTCTTTATGGACTGGACAGATTAGCTGAAATGATATTGAAGGCTGAAAAAATAAGAGATATGAAGAAGTTTAAAAATATTGAATTTAAGCAGGGAACACTTACATCAATGCCATTTGAACCAGAAAGTATGGATAAGGCAATAAGCAACTGCGTAATAAACCTTGAGCCGGAAAAACAGACTGTATATAACGAACTTTATAGAATATTGAAAAATGGAGGGAAGTTCTATATTTCAGATATTATGCTTAAAAAGGAATTGCCGGAAGAATGGAAAAAATCTGAGAAAATGCACAATACATGA
- a CDS encoding esterase, which yields MKKNEMMICGKKCILYLNEDTEYILIQPVDENDISVLDSEVKHIEENADRNFSLVAFKIEDWNSELTPWEMSLLRGKGNFGDGAAGTLEFIKNDLILAVSEYINIENKEIKYILGGYSLAGLFSLWSGYQTDIFEGIAAVSPSVWYKGWIEYVAAGKPLSEKIYLSLGDTEEKTKHQILSKIGDNIRKQHEILEKSENVKTVLEWNEGNHFQNPDIRTAKGFLWVMNK from the coding sequence ATGAAAAAGAATGAAATGATGATTTGCGGCAAAAAATGTATTCTGTATTTAAACGAAGATACAGAATATATACTGATACAGCCTGTGGATGAAAATGATATCAGTGTACTGGATAGTGAAGTGAAGCACATAGAAGAAAATGCAGACAGGAATTTTAGCCTTGTGGCGTTTAAAATAGAAGACTGGAACAGCGAACTTACTCCATGGGAAATGTCCCTTCTTCGAGGAAAAGGGAACTTTGGAGATGGCGCTGCCGGAACATTGGAATTTATAAAAAATGACCTGATACTGGCTGTGTCAGAATATATAAATATTGAAAATAAAGAGATAAAGTATATTTTAGGTGGGTATTCACTGGCAGGGCTGTTTTCATTATGGAGCGGATATCAGACGGATATTTTTGAAGGAATAGCTGCAGTTTCTCCGTCAGTCTGGTATAAAGGATGGATAGAATACGTGGCAGCTGGAAAACCTTTATCAGAAAAAATTTATCTGAGCCTCGGAGATACAGAAGAAAAAACAAAACATCAAATTTTATCTAAAATAGGCGATAATATAAGAAAACAGCATGAAATTCTTGAAAAATCAGAAAATGTGAAGACAGTTCTTGAATGGAATGAAGGAAATCACTTTCAAAATCCTGATATAAGAACTGCAAAGGGATTTCTGTGGGTGATGAATAAATAG